DNA from Anomaloglossus baeobatrachus isolate aAnoBae1 unplaced genomic scaffold, aAnoBae1.hap1 Scaffold_4719, whole genome shotgun sequence:
tccgaTATTTATTTTTTACTAGATTTGATTGTTCCTTCTACTTTAGTAACAAGGACCTCCTATTTTATTGCCTGATAGGTGCTTCTCCAGTTAAAGAAACAACATCTACACCTGTTCCAAAGAAAGTCAGTCTGCCACACATTTCTCGGGTCATATCTGATGTGTATGGTGACAAAATGTCGTCAGGCAGCACAGGAGATGAGACCTTTCCTCTGCAGCAGAAACTTGTAGTGTGTTCTCTTTTGCTGCTCTCACAACAGAGCAAAATCAAGGAGGTGACCATGGGAAAGGTCAGTCTACAGCACCTTGCATTATTCAAAGCAGTTATACCAATTTCTGTGTAGCACTTCTGCAATTCTACCTCTGTAGTTATCTAGACTACTTTTTTGCCTTGCAGCTTTATGAGACCTATAGCAAGGTGTGCCGAAAACAGCAGATGGCGATGGTTGGCCAGTCAGAATGCCTTTCCCTGTGTCAGCTTCTGGAAGCTAGAGGGATTTTGGGTCTCAAGAGAGCTAAGGAAGCCCGACTCACAAAAGTAAGTTTTTCAAATTTGCATTAAAGGGTTTACAAAAAAAACATGGCTTCTTAATTGTAAAAACAGTGCAATACCTGCCCAGATGTTCTGGTACTGCTCTTTTTCTATTGTGTGAAATGCAAATATTGCTATTGCCGTTCCTTTCACTTTGTAGGGAACCTGTCTGCTTTAGTGATAATGTGCTGGTGAATAGCTTTTTATCCATGTTTTTCTATGACTTCAAGCACAGCAGGGAGAAAATGAAATTTTATTCTTCCTGCAGCTGCTCTTTTCCAGTTGTGGTGGTGCAGGGGAGGCTGTTAGTTACCACTCACTACTGAGTGCTGTCATTCTCGACAATCTTCCCCCTGCACCTTAACTGGCTCCACGCTCACTGAAAAGTAGGATGTCGTTCAGTGGGTCAGGGAGCGATTACAGTGTGCTCACCATATAGTACGTGGGGATTGTAATGGATTCATGCACCATCCTGATGGCTGGAAATGAGCTGCTGCAGGGACAAGAACATGTAATTTTCTCACTAGGGCAGCTGCTACATTAAGCCAACCTAACATGAATAAAACATTATGCAACTAGtttaccactatatctgcaggtaagtagcttttctttgtcgctccattgggagacccagacaattgggtgtatagctatgcctccggaggccacacaaagcaccacactaaaagtgtaaagcccctccccttctgcctatacaccccccgtgcctcacgggctcctcagtttttatgctttgtgcgaaggaggcagacatccacgcatagctccacagcttagtcagcagcagctgctgactaggtcggatggaagaaaagagggcccataacagggcccccagcatgctcccttctcaccccactgtgtcggcggtgctgttaaggttgaggtacccattgcgggtacacaggcaggagccacatgctgttttccttccccatcccttaatgggctctgggtgaagtgggatcctaatcggtctccaggcacagggaccgtgctccctccgcagcccctgggaatctgctggataggagccgggtatcgtcagggacaaggccctgctactgtgaggggggactaccgcgcatggagcgcttgtgccatacacattgcagcactgctgggtgtgttagtgcgccggggactaccgcgcggccgcgcttataactttagtccccggcttctgcggcctagtgtcgtatattcccgcccacaggcctgccagtcaggggaagggcgggacgctgcacagatcgtcagcgctgagggctggctgaagcatacattagtatcctcctccctcttcactcagtacactggggcactagattcccgcacttttcttgggcacgcccacggtcccctcctccccacagaacgccggcagccattcctgtcagcgattcagacgctggagaggagagacaacacagggagacccaggcagggaatctggtgatcacacaaccgctccaagcggtcggtaagcagcacctgtggtgctggccccactgagtaccgaagtgtgtgtatatatatatatatatatatatatatatatatatatatatatatatatatatatatatatatatagatatagatatagatatagatatagatatagatatagatatagatatagatatagatatagatatagatatagatatagatatagatatagatatagatatagatatatatatatatatatatatatatatatatatatatatatatatatatatatatatatatatatatatatatatatatatatatatatagatatatatatatatagatatatatacatatagatatagatatatatagatatagatatagatatatatatataggctatacatttgcactgtacggtcgctctgttgatttttggctatataccctcctggttgttttcagaggagacaacatgtcatccgcaaaaagcaagggtgccaaagcacaggcgtactttgcaacctgtacctcatgtacagctaccaggtgacagggacggagtttgcagcctttgctgacaaactgtctgagagtatggataaatggtctgctaaaatactggaagcattgcagtccagaccggtgattcaggccccgggcactgtccaatccttgacccctggtccccctcagttggaacagcaaagtgcccctggggtgacccataggtcccagggtgaggtctctgacacggaccgcagtcccaggccgcccaagcggggtcgctgggaaattccctccacttcatcacactgttcagggtcccagcaggaggactctctggaggatgaagcggaggtaacagatcaggattctgatcctgaagccgctctcaacctagatacacctgagggtgacgccgtagtgaatgaccttatagcgaccatcaatcaggtgttggatatttctccccctgctcctacaattgaggagtcagcttctcaggagaaattccgtttcaggtttcccaagcgtacgttaaatacgtttctggatcactctgacttcagagaggcaatccagaaaaaccgagactgtccagacaagcgtttttccaagcgccttaaggacacacgttatcccttccccccccgaggttgtcaagggctggactcagtgtcctaaggtggatcctccaatctccagactggcggctagatccatagttgcagtggaagatggggcttcactcaaagatgccactgacagacagatggaactatggttgaaatccatctatgaagctatcggcgcgtcttttgctccagcattcgcagccgtatgggcactccaagctatctcagcttgtcaggcgcagattaatacagtaacacgtacgtctgccccgcaagtggtgtccttaacctcccaggcgtcggcatttgcgtcctacgccattaatgctatcctggactcggcgagccgtacggcggtggcatccgccaattcggtggtactccgcagggccatgtggctacgtgaatggaaggcagactctgcttccaaaaagttcttaaccggtttgccattgtctggcgaccgcttgtttggtgagcgattggatgaaatcattaaacaatccaagggaaaggattcatccttaccccagtccaaaccaaacagacctcaaccacggaaggtacaatcgaggtttcggtcctttcggaccacgggcaggtctcaattctcctcgtccaaaaggcctcagaaagatcagaggaactccgattcctggcggtctaagtcacgtcctaaaaagaccgccggaggaaccgcgcccaaagcggcctcctcatgactttcggcctcctcaaaccgcatcctcggtcggtggcaggctctcccgcttttgcgacgcctggctgccacaaataaaagaccgatgggtgagagacattctatctcgaggttacaggatagagttcagctctcgtcctccgactcgtttcttcagaacatctccgccccccgacagagccgaggctcttctgcaggcggtgtgcactctgaaggcggaaggagtggtgatccctgttcctcttcagcaacggggtcacggtttttactccaacttgttcgtggtgccaaaaaaggacggatccttccgtcccgttctggacctaaaactgctcaacaagcatgtgaaaaccaggcggttccggatggaatcgctccgctccgtcatcacctcaatgtcccaaggagatttcctggcatcaatcgacatcaaagatgcttatctccacgtaccgattgcaccagagcatcagcgcttcctgcgtttcgccataggggacgaacaccttcagttcgtggcactgccttttggcctggcgacagccccacgggtcttcaccaaggtcatggcaacagtggtggcaatcctacactctcagggacactcggtgatcccttacttagacgatctacttgtcaaggcaccctctcaaggggcatgccaacacagcctgaacattgctctggaaactctccagagtttcgggtggatcatcaattttccaaagtcaaatctgacaccggcccaatcactgacatatcttggcatggagtttcatactctctcagcgatagtgaagcttccgctgaacaaacagcgttcactacagacaggggtgcaatctctccttcaaggtcagtcacaccccctgaggcgcctcatgcacttcctagggaagatggtggcagcaatggaggcagttccttttgcgcagtttcatctgcgcccacttcaatgggacattctccgcaaatgggacaggaagtcgacgtccctcgacaggaacgtctccctttctcgggcagccaaggcttcccttcagtggtggcttctccccacttctctgtcgaaggggaaattcttcctgcccccatcctgggcggtggtcacgacggacgcgagcctgtcagggtggggagcggtctttctccaccacagggctcagggtacttggactcagacagagtcctcccttcagatcaatgttctggagataagggcagtgtatcttgccctaaaggcgttccagccgtggctggaaggcaaacagatacgagttcagtcggacaactccacagcggtggcatacatcaaccaccaaggcgggacacgcagtcggcaagccttccaggaagtccggcggattctgctgtgggtggaagccacagcctccaccatatccgcagttcacatcccgggcgtagaaaactgggaagcggactttctcagtcaccagggcatggacgcaggggaatggtcccttcacccggacgtgtttcaggagatctgttgccgctggggcatgccggacgtcgacctaatggcgtcccggcacaacaacaaggtcccgacattcatggcacggtctcaagatcacagagctctggcggcagacgccttagttcaggattggtcgcagtttcaactcccttatgtgtttcctcctctggcactgttgcccagagtgttacgcaagatcagggccgactgccgccgcgccatcctcgtcgctccagactggccgaggaggtcgtggtacccggatctgtggcatctcacggtcggccaaccgtgggcactaccagaccgaccagacttgctgtctcaagggccgtttttccatctgaattctgcggccctcaacctgactgtgtggccattgagtcctggatcctagcgtcttcaggattatctcaagaggtcattgccactatgagacaggctaggaaaccaacgtccgccaagatttaccacaggacgtggaaaatattcctgtcgtggtgctctgctcagggtttttctccctggccatttaccttgcccacttttctgtccttcctccaatccggattggaaaagggtttgtcgctcggctcccttaagggacaagtctctgcgctctctgtgttttttcagaagcgcctagccagacttccacaggtacgcacgttcctgcagggggtttgtcacatcgtccctccttacaagcgtccgttagaaccctgggatctgaacagggtgctgatggttcttcagaaaccaccgttcgagccaatgagggatatttctctctcacgcctttcgcagaaagtggttttcctagtagcagtcacttcacttcggagagtgtctgagctagcagcgttgtcgtgcaaagcccctttcctggtgtttcaccaggacaaggtggttctgcgtccggttccggaatttctccctaaggtggtatccccttttcatctcaatcaggatatctccttaccctctttttgtcctcatccagttcaccaatgtgaaaaggatttgcacttgttagatctggtgagagcactcagattctacatttctcgtacggcgcccctgcgccgctcggatgcactctttgtccttgtcgctggccagcgtaaagggacacaagcttccaaatcaaccctggctcggtggatcaaggaaccaattctcgaagcttatcgttcctcggggcttacggttccctcagggctgaaggcccattctaccagggccgtgggagcgtcctgggccttgcggcaccaggctacggctcagcaggtgtgtcaggcagctacctggtcgagcctgcacactttcaggtgcatacctatgcttcggcagatgccagcctaggtaggcgagtccttcaggcggcggttgcccacctgtaggacggagccgtttacggctctattatgaggtattatttacccacccagggactgcttttggacgtcccaattgtctgggtctcccaatggagcgacaaagaagaagggaattttgtttacttaccgtaaattccttttcttctagctccaattgggagacccagcacccgcccctgtttttttgtgtacacatgttgttcatgttgaatggtttcagttctccgatgttccttcggattgaatttactttaaaccaatttatacttttttcctccttcttgcttttgcaccaaaactgaggagcccgtgaggcacggggggtgtataggcagaaggggaggggctttacacttttagtgtaatactttgtgtggcctccggaggcatagctatacacccaattgtctgggtctcccaattaaagctagaagaaaaggaatttacggtaagtaaacaaaattcccttcttttgtttgTACcaaacaggttcccttttaattgaGCTAAACTGAAATACTACGACAACCCATGGACTGTACTAACATTGAGAGTTTATCAGCATAAGTTtacaccccaaactatttatataagCATATAGCCTTTTCTAAGACAGTAGTAATACCTTTACATAGCCAGTCCATTGCTctgatacttaaaaaaaaaaaataaaaaattatcgtTTGTATTGATATCCAAATGAGGTTGAAGAGTTaccgtagatctgaagcctctgtcactagcTCTCACCCAGTGTCATCTCCTACTTAACTGCTTTGCTTTAAGTCACATAGCATAGAGgtttaagacaaaacaatcactgatctcggggagaccagccatagaaaacactgccggcagccaacgagggtgctcaatacagtgaaattctaggtgcattgccccctgggaaatatgcaaatcaaaaaagtccgtggagcctctgttaggagtctcaacacagaaactagccagatatccctccgggaaggacccagccaaggagtggctctttttaggagaccaccatattaagtggccctcttagtcaatatccaactctttgacaagtttaaagatatgacaagggaaatgccaaggccaggtatccatccacagacagctgtttcgggggtattgcccctcatcagtgtggagtaggattctggctgggtgggagcaatatcAAAAATACCAACAAAAAGTAGAGatgaaaaactcccccaaaaatgtaatatactcacagcagaaaagagggcaaccagtccagttagcccaggccaacacatctatgcacaaacaggatgcagacaaacctctcaacatgatggacacttcacaggtgcaaggtaaattgcacactagtggcgcgcatagggcgctgttcacacttgtatgtgcatggtgtccagccagcaacctattaccacgcccttactattagattaggcggggtactcggacactactcactgcagcacacaagggacagagactccactatgcacggcctgtattaagaggcccggctgcaccctgtataaaaatagtgaaaaaaatatattaaatatatatgaggtattagttagtaaattggccaatgtacataagcctgcaatcctcatcacggatcctcacgcttgcaggtccctacactgataaatatcaaaaatagcaacaaaaagaggagataaaaaccagaatcctactccacactgatgaggggcaataccccgaaacagctgtctgtggatggatacctgaccttggtatttcccttgtcatgtctttaaacttgtcaaagagttggatattgactaaaagggccacttaatatggtgggtatggtggtctcctaaaaagaaccactccttggctaggcccttcccggagggatatctggctagtttctgtgttgagactcctaacagagatgGCATAGAGGTGGTCAGACAAGCTACTGggctgggaatagagctggagtggcagACTTCAGATCTTCAGCCTCAATTGCATATtagttcaaacactgatttctcagtaatagaggaacagactggtcatgtaaaggtattTCTAGACCTGTCTTTGAAAGAGCCACAtttgcatataaatagtttggggtgtgaaatcctcctgacagattctttttaaaaatAGACTATTGGTTTTTCTAATCTTGTTCAAACCATTCTGCAAGAAAAGATTGTTGTATAATCCAGCCACTGATTTTGCATGACTTGATTTCTTCTGATTGTACAGCTTTAATTTTGTTTTATTCTTAAATAgctaaacatttttatttattttttttcttcaggtGTCTTTAAAAATTGAGGAGCGAGACATAGAGCACGCATTCAAGGACAAGGTTTTAATTGGAAATATCCTACATGCTGGGATCTAAACTATTTGTATTTTGTTTAATGTACTTTGTGTAAATTTTGATTTTAAATttcatatttatttaaaaaaagaaaactgtACAAAAGAGCATTTAATGCCTTAGCTGCTCATACAGTACTGACATATTGATCTTATGATTGTGTTCCTGTTCAAAGTGTCATTGAATTTGCCTTTATTAAAACTTTCTCACAGACTCCTAAATGTTTCGTATGAGATAAAAGGACCTTCACAGCAGCAGCTCCTTTCTTTATAGGCAGTTTCAGATACAAGAAATTAAATGTAATTGACCTGTACTACCAGATGCAGCCAGTGCAGAAGAAAggcacttttttttactttttaatttttattaaactGTAGCATAAATTGTATCTAAACTTGTACATATTATTTTTAATTAGAACACAAATGCTAGTTTTTATTGTTCTGCTGCATCGTGTGACAAATGGTAATGGATGTTTAGGATCTATGGTGTACGTTCTGGTTTTACAGATGCATATGATCAGAGATTACatgttgtggtgtttttttttttaataaacttaaAAATGAAACATGTTTTTTGTCTTGTTTTCTTTAAAAAATGCtgctgctttattcatccaaacatATTGTGATTTGGTAATGCAATTGTGAAAGTGGCCAAATTCTTACCATTATCATGTAAGGCTTCATCCAAAAACCAAATGTGCTGCACTATAATTGTGCATTTCTATATTCCTTGGAAGCCATGCCTTTAGGGAAAAAATAGCAATGTAATGggtttttttatttaaaagaaTAAAAGATTTTAATGGAGCTCAACAATAGATCATGCAACGCTATCCTTTTATAGGATCAGTTAACAAAAAATAACTTGCAGCGGTGTTTCATGTATAATAAGCTTGTATGTATATAGTGTCAACATGTTCTGCAGCCCTTTAAAATTGAGGTGACGTGAAAAATAAATCAGACATTTACACAGCAATAAATAGTAATCATGCAAGCAAGGAGTTAGAATCCTGCTTATGATTAGTAGtgagcgagtgtaatcgttactatttgcTACTCTGGCACCTGATTTGCCgcaactaaacatgctgggcttcttaaccaatcacagtaaagcCGCAGCCATCTTGTTTGTTTcactactgtgattggctggccgtgcttcatacttaccgatcgaggaggggggggggggagacttatatgggagtcagaaatgcatggaagcatattctccaggctctccccattcagtttcatcactttcccatccctcagacgcatttcccattgacttgcattgtactcgcaattcggaatgaatatgcgagaattacaaagtactcgttataaGTATTTCGGTacctgctcatctctacttatgatatGCACCATTATTGCAAAGATATTTAAGTgtggtaagggtatgtgcgcacattaagTATTTGCagcagacatttctgcacaaaCAAATGCACATCTTGGCCAGACCAATGCTGTATAAAATACATGCCTTTTTTTTCCCGTTGCTACAACAGCGCCACTAGAGAGATGGCTCCGCCCCTCatttggacaggaaacccactaaaaTTAAAGGACTGCACTTCTCCACCGCATCAGCTTTTCTTGTCCCtggatgggagacccagaagtgctgTGGCTGAGCGAAGAACAGCTTATGGTTAGTGTCCTTGGTTTTAAAATCAGGGACCtccgcttttttttatttttgagtcTAAGCGGCTCCTCCGGAAGGAATTGTTCACCTGTTTTGGGTCTGTGTTCTGCAGAGGTGAGAACTCCTGCGGTGGTATACGCCGGTCTCAGGCCAGGTCTGTGTCCTTCTGGGGTGAAAACCCTGGCAGTTGTATACGCCGGTACAAAATGCCGGGTCTGTGTCCTGCGGGGGTGAGAACCCTTGTGGTAGTATACAATGGTCTCATACCAGGTCTATGTCCTGCTACAGCggatgtctctgcagttgtatatgcTGGCGTCTGGGTTGGGGTCTTGTCAGAGCCATAAGGGTCCCGGCAGTTTTACACGTTGGTTTACACTTTTCTGTCCGGGTCTGTGTCCCGCAGGCTAGCACGGCTGGGGTTGTTCACGCCAATCATTTTACCAGGTCAGAGGTTCCGGGATCGgacacatggaggaggaggaggaggacactgaGTGTCTCCGGCGGCGCTGCTGAGTTCCAGGTCCTGACAGAATGTAATGTCAGGCCAGAAACTGTCTATGCGTAGGCTCTGGCAAGATGGCGCTGGCCACCGCTACTTCAACATAAAGGACTCAGGGTGGCAGCGTTCTTTGCTTCTGACCAAACTCTGTGTCTATCATGGAGGATAATCAGGAGCTTCCTCAGCAGCAGCTAGCACCATCCAAACTGAGAGGGAGAGGGAACGGAGGGAGCCACTCTTAGCAGTTCCCGGCGATCAAAAGATTCCCGCAGGAGTCCTCCGCCGGCCTCTCGCAAGAACCCGGTACAGTCTGTCTCAGGTGGTTAGTGACTCCTTACTTGCTGGGTTTCTTCTCTCTGTCTTCCGTCCCTTAGGATAGACCTAAGAAGCGAACAGGAACGCTTCAGAATATAGAATGTCCCTTATGTAGGACCCCTTTGCCTTCAGGATCCGACAAGAAGTTGTCAGGCCTGTATACAGAGAATGATGGCTGAGGAGGCCCCGAACTTTAGCAGCAATCTACGGGATATCATAAGGGCAGAGATTAAGGATGCTTTAAGTGGGTTGCCTCAGCCCAGTACCAGAAGATCCCCCAGCAAAGTGAAGGTTCAGACAAGAGAATGCAGTGATTCGTCATCTTCTAATTCCCAGTCTTCTGCCTCATCTTCGGATGACGAGCTGGAGGGCAGGCCATGTTTTCCCACTACAGATATTAACCGGCTAGTTAAAGCAGTCCGTACCACGATGGAGTTGGTGGTTGATAAAGGCCCGGAATCCCTGGAAGATCTAATGTTCAGTGGGTTGTTGAACAAGCAGAAATGCTCCTCCCCTGTTCATTGTAAAGTGAAATAGTTGGTGTTAGAATAGTGGGAGAAACCGGATAAGAAACCCTTTCTTTCATCTTCCTTTCGGACCAGTTATCCCTTTCAGGAGCAGGACTCTTCACTTTGGGACCATTGCCCCAAAATTGACGTTGCGGTCTCTAAGACAGCCAGGAGATCAGCCTTGCCCTTTGAAGATGTAGGAACTTTAAAGGATCCCCTTGATAGGAAAGCTAATACCTATCTCAAATCCTCATGGAAGACTTCAGCAGGAGCACTTGGACCCTCGATAGCAGGAACATGTATGGCCCGGTCATTAATGGTCTGGATGCAACAACTTGAGGACCAATTGAGGGCAGACGTCCCTTGTGATCAATTGTTGGATACTTTTTCCCAGGTTAAGGGCGCTGACGCCTTTCTGGCTGATGCTTCATCAGATACCTTATGCCTTTCAGCAAAGTCAGCCGCGTCATCAAACTCGGCTAGGAGAGCACTGTAGTTAAAGTGCTGGCTCAGGGACTCGCAGTCCAAGTTATGTGCTGTGCCGTGTGGAGGGGATTTCCTTTTCGGCAAgcctctggatgatatccttgaaaAGGCAGGGAATAAGAAGAAATACTTTCCCACTTTCCCTTCTGCTTCCTTTTAGGACCGGTTCCTTCCGAAAGAAGAGATACCTGAAGAGGAGAAATGTGATACCACAGGAGAACTGGACGGAGAGTAAAAGGCGACGGTCGGTCGGGGTTCATGTTTGGCCCTCCCCAGGGAGGTAA
Protein-coding regions in this window:
- the LOC142281355 gene encoding cell division control protein 6 homolog; this translates as LINTFPFTQVLGDPVLDNAAIQFCARKVSAVSGDARKALDICRRAVEIVESDVRSQTVLKPQSACASPVKETTSTPVPKKVSLPHISRVISDVYGDKMSSGSTGDETFPLQQKLVVCSLLLLSQQSKIKEVTMGKLYETYSKVCRKQQMAMVGQSECLSLCQLLEARGILGLKRAKEARLTKVSLKIEERDIEHAFKDKVLIGNILHAGI